The DNA region CGTCCGCACGCGGATGCGGTGGGAGAGATCCTCGGCCTGCACCCGGCGGGTCCCCTCGAACAGCTCGTGGATCGACCCGGTGATCGATCGCGCCAGGCTCACGCCCATCACGAAGGCCACCGTCTGGATCACCAGGAACAGGCTGCCGATGATCAGCAGCACGATGAGCAGCAGCTGGCCGAAGGACATGCCGCCGCCGATCGCCTGTGCCTCGGTGATGCGGCGGTAGACGTGCGCGAGGCTCGGCTGGATCTGCAGCCCCAGCTTGCAGCTGCCGCCGCTGTTCCAGTCGGTCACGTCGAGGAAGTTCACCCACGAGAGCACCGTCGGTGAGGCCTCGACGCGGATCTCGCGCCCTTCGGGCACCGCGCACGGATCCGCGCTGCTCGAGGCGTTCATGGGCCGCGCGAGGCCGCCGAGACGGATCCCGGTCTCCTCCCGGATCACGCCCGCCGCGGCGTCGTCGAGCGGCAGGTCGACGACGACGGCCCGGCGCGCGGTACCGGCCGCGCCGATCCAGGACACGCTGCGCACGATCAGGCGTGCGCCGGCCGCGACGCCGGCGGCCTCGGTCACCGGGATGACCACTGCCGACGGCCCCTGGCGCACCAGCCACTCCGGAATGGAGGTGGGCGCCGTGCCGTGATCCCAGGCGCCGACCGTGATCGCCGCATCGCGCGCCTCGCCGTTCATCGGCAGCAGCGCGATCGAGATGCCCGGGTACGTGCGGGCGCCGGCCGCGACCTTGCGCCTGAGCAGGTCGCGCGCGTCGGCGGTCGTGCGGGTCTGCTGCAGCTCGACGGCCGCCATGTCGGCGTAGACGCGGCCCTGCGCCTGCAGGTCGGCCAGCTTCTCCTTCACGAGGTACGAGCTGAAGCTCAGCAGCGTGAGCGCACCGACGATCAGGAAGAACAGGAAGATCAGGGCGGCCGGCACGACCCCGATGAAGAAGTACGACAGGATCAGCTTGCGGCGGACGCGCCAGAGCAGGCGCTGCCGCAACACGCGGCTCACGCGCCACAGGACGACGGCGCCACCGACGATCACGGCGGCCGTCGCAAGGCGACGCAGGGTCTCCAGCGTATCGGCTGGTCCGGTGGCCAGGCCGGCGACTGCGAGCAGCACGCGCGAGAGCAGGCCGGCGAGCAGGACGCGGCCCGCCCAGTGCTGCAACAGCAGGGCGCGCGCCGACGGCAGCGGCAGCAGGTCGTGCGCAGGGGGCGCTTCGAGGCGCACCGAGCCGGGCGAGTCAGGCGGCATGCGGTCTCGGCCCCGCGCAGCGCACGGTCATGTGCGCGTCAGGCCAGCAGTGGCCGAATGATACCATCGCGCTTTTCGCCTTTCCCGAGAGGATTGTCGTGATCGTCGACCCCACTGCCCGCTTCTCCACCCTCTGCATCCACGCCGGGCAGGCGCCCGACGAGGCGACCGGCGCCATCATCACGCCGCTCTACCAGACCTCGACCTACGTGCAGGAGGGCCTCGGGCGGCACAAGGGGCATGAGTACGCACGCACGAGCAACCCGACGCGCGCGGCCATCGAGGCCAACGTCGCCGCGCTCGAGGGCGGGACGGCCGGCTTCGGCTGGGCCTCGGGCATGGCCGCCATCAACGCCGTGCTGTCGTTGCTCTCGCCCGGCGATCACGTGGTGGTCACAGACAATACGTACGGTGGCACGTATCGATTGTTCGAGCGCGTGCTGCGCAAGTCGGGGATCGACTTCACGTACGTGGACACCTCCGACGAGGAGGCGACGCGGCAGGCGTTCACGGCCCGGACGCGGATGCTGTTCCTCGAGACGCCGACCAATCCGGTGCTGCGCCTGGCCGACATCGCCGCGCTCTCGGCAGCGGCCCACGCGCACGGCGACGTGACGGTGGTGGTCGACAACACCTTCGCGAGCCCGGCCGTCCAGCAACCGCTGCTGGTCGGCGCCGACATCGTCCTGCACAGCACGACGAAGTACCTCAACGGGCACTCCGACAGCGTCGGCGGCATGGTCGTGGTCAAGCACGCCGCGCACGCCGAGTGGCTGAAGTTCTACCAGAACGCGGCGGGTGCCATCCTGAGCGCCTTCGACTCCTGGCTGATCCTGCGCGGCACCAAGACGCTCGCGGTGCGGATGGCGGCTCACAACGCCAACGGCCAGGCCATTGCCGAGTACCTGGCGGCGCACCCGAAGGTGCCGCGCGTGCACTACCCCGGCCTGCCGGCGCACCCGCAGCACGCGCTGGCGCAGCGCCAGATGCGCGGGTACACGGGCATGGTGTCGTTCGACGCCGGGACGCCGGCCCGCGCGCAAGCCGTGCTCGAGCGGACCAGGCTGTTCGCGCTGGCCGAGAGCCTCGGCGGCGTCGAGAGCCTGATCTCGCACCCGGCGTCGATGACGCACGCGTCGGTGCCGCCGGAGCGACGCGCGGCGTTGGGCGTGACCGACAGCCTCGTGCGCCTCTCGGTGGGCATCGAGGACGTGGACGACCTCAAGGCCGACCTGGAGCAGGCGCTGGCGGTGCTCTGACACTTTGAAATCGGAAATTTGAAATGCTCGGCGGCTCGGCCTGACGGCCTTCCCTCGCTCGAGAGGCCTTGAAGGCGCGGTGCCGCAGACCCGCGCTCGAGAATTTCACATTCTCCAATTTCAGATTGACGTGTTGGCCCTCACCCACTGCAGGTAGGCGTCACTGCCGCCGGCCACGTCGAGCACCAGCCACTCCGGCGTCTCGTACGGGTGCGCGGCACGGACGGCCTCCCACAACGCCGGCAGGGCGTGACGCGTCGTCTTGATCACCCACTGGTGCTCCTCGGCTTCCTCGATTGCCCCCTGCCAGCGGTAGGTGACGCGGTGCCGCGGCAGGCGCGTGACACAGGCCGCCAGGCCGCCCTCGACGAGCCGTCGCGCGACCGCGGCAACGGCATCGTCCTCGTCGGGCCAC from Luteitalea sp. TBR-22 includes:
- a CDS encoding SpoIIE family protein phosphatase; amino-acid sequence: MPPDSPGSVRLEAPPAHDLLPLPSARALLLQHWAGRVLLAGLLSRVLLAVAGLATGPADTLETLRRLATAAVIVGGAVVLWRVSRVLRQRLLWRVRRKLILSYFFIGVVPAALIFLFFLIVGALTLLSFSSYLVKEKLADLQAQGRVYADMAAVELQQTRTTADARDLLRRKVAAGARTYPGISIALLPMNGEARDAAITVGAWDHGTAPTSIPEWLVRQGPSAVVIPVTEAAGVAAGARLIVRSVSWIGAAGTARRAVVVDLPLDDAAAGVIREETGIRLGGLARPMNASSSADPCAVPEGREIRVEASPTVLSWVNFLDVTDWNSGGSCKLGLQIQPSLAHVYRRITEAQAIGGGMSFGQLLLIVLLIIGSLFLVIQTVAFVMGVSLARSITGSIHELFEGTRRVQAEDLSHRIRVRTRDQFGALASSFNSMVETIEELLEQKVVKERLQQELQIARDIQTSLLPSETLRRGDVTLAAACRPAREIGGDYCDFFPLDEDRIGLLVADVSGKGASAALYMAELKGLMLALSKTHQSPRALLGEVNRVLSTNMGRTSFVTMTYAVLDLRQRTLTHARAGHTPLIHLRAGDAFPRTRLLAPEGLVLGVRMESVRARFEGMLKEHTLTLAPGDVLVMFTDGISEAMNGVRDLYGEDRLCLCVEENAALEPDALCDEIFESVREFADGAEQHDDMTMIVLKVSADAAPMAVAGAAEAGA
- a CDS encoding PLP-dependent aspartate aminotransferase family protein produces the protein MIVDPTARFSTLCIHAGQAPDEATGAIITPLYQTSTYVQEGLGRHKGHEYARTSNPTRAAIEANVAALEGGTAGFGWASGMAAINAVLSLLSPGDHVVVTDNTYGGTYRLFERVLRKSGIDFTYVDTSDEEATRQAFTARTRMLFLETPTNPVLRLADIAALSAAAHAHGDVTVVVDNTFASPAVQQPLLVGADIVLHSTTKYLNGHSDSVGGMVVVKHAAHAEWLKFYQNAAGAILSAFDSWLILRGTKTLAVRMAAHNANGQAIAEYLAAHPKVPRVHYPGLPAHPQHALAQRQMRGYTGMVSFDAGTPARAQAVLERTRLFALAESLGGVESLISHPASMTHASVPPERRAALGVTDSLVRLSVGIEDVDDLKADLEQALAVL
- the cutA gene encoding divalent-cation tolerance protein CutA, which gives rise to MRTIQDSGSADNDGSHDSTDDQVVIALTTWPDEDDAVAAVARRLVEGGLAACVTRLPRHRVTYRWQGAIEEAEEHQWVIKTTRHALPALWEAVRAAHPYETPEWLVLDVAGGSDAYLQWVRANTSI